In the Thermus albus genome, CCGGGCGGGGAGCCCCTTGATTGAGCTGGTCACCGAACCCGACATCCAAAGCCCCGAGGAAGCCCGGCTTTTTCTCCAACGCATCCAGGCCCTGGTCCAGACCCTGGGGATCTCCGAGGCCAGCCCCGAGGAGGGGAAGATGCGGGCCGATGTGAACGTTTCCGTGCGCCGCCAAGGGGAGCCCTTGGGCACCAAGGTGGAGATCAAAAACCTCAACTCCTTTAAGAGCGTACAAAGGGCTCTGGAGTACGAGATCCGCCGCCAGATCGAGATCCTAAGGCGGGGGGAGAGGGTCAAGCAGGCCACCATGGGTTTTGAAGAGGGAAGCGGCAAAACCTACCCCATGCGCACCAAGGAGGAGGAGGCCGACTACCGCTACTTCCCCGAGCCCGACATCCCCCCGGTGCCCATCTCCCGGGAATGGCTCGAGGCCATCCGGAAAAACCTCCCCGAACTCCCCTGGGAAAAGGAAAGGCGATACCAGGCCCTGGGGATCAAGGCCCAGGATGCGGAGGTCCTGGCCTATACCCCTTCCCTGGCCCGCTTCCTGGACCAAGCCCTCGGCCTCGGCCAAGCCTCCCCCCAGGCCCTGGCCAACTGGCTTTTGGCGGACGTGGCCGGGCTCTTGAACGACCAGGGGCTTACCTTGGAACAAACCCGCCTTACCCCAGAGGGTCTCTCCCGGCTGGTGGCCCTCTTTGAACGGGGGGAGATCACCAGCCGGGTGGCCAAGGAACTCCTGCCCGAGGTGCTGGAGGGCCTGGACCCCGAGGCCCTGGTGCGGGAGCGGGGCCTGAGGGTGGTGGCGGACGAGGGGGCTTTGAGGGCCGTGGTGACCGAGGTGATCGCCACCATGCCCGAGGCAGCGGAAAGCGTGCGCCAGGGCAAGCTTAAGGCCCTGGACGCCCTTTTGGGCCAGGTGATGCGGAGAACCAAGGGCCAGGCCAAGCCCGACCTGGTGCGCAGGCTCCTCCTCGAGGCCCTTGGGGTAGGATAAGGCGGATGCGCTACGAGGAGGCCGGGGTCCAGATAGAGGCCAAGGCGGAAGCCCTGAAACGGGCCAAGGAGGCCATCGCCGCCACCTATACCCCGGAGGTCCTAAGGGGCCTTGGGGCCTTCGGCGGGCTTTTTGACGCGGGAAGGCTAAAGGAGATGGCCCACCCCGTCCTGGTGGCCACCACGGACGGGGTGGGAACCAAGACCCTTTTGGCCCTAAGGGCAGGGGATGTGTCCGGCCTGGGTTT is a window encoding:
- the gatB gene encoding Asp-tRNA(Asn)/Glu-tRNA(Gln) amidotransferase subunit GatB, yielding MYEAVIGLEVHLHLKTRTKAFCGCEAEYFGAPPNTHTCPVCLGLPGALPVPNKKAVEFGLKLALALGSRIPERLVFHRKSYFYPDLPKNYQISQYDLPLGQGGSLPLGERAVGIKRLHLEEDAGKSLHLEDRTLLDLNRAGSPLIELVTEPDIQSPEEARLFLQRIQALVQTLGISEASPEEGKMRADVNVSVRRQGEPLGTKVEIKNLNSFKSVQRALEYEIRRQIEILRRGERVKQATMGFEEGSGKTYPMRTKEEEADYRYFPEPDIPPVPISREWLEAIRKNLPELPWEKERRYQALGIKAQDAEVLAYTPSLARFLDQALGLGQASPQALANWLLADVAGLLNDQGLTLEQTRLTPEGLSRLVALFERGEITSRVAKELLPEVLEGLDPEALVRERGLRVVADEGALRAVVTEVIATMPEAAESVRQGKLKALDALLGQVMRRTKGQAKPDLVRRLLLEALGVG